In one window of Vicia villosa cultivar HV-30 ecotype Madison, WI unplaced genomic scaffold, Vvil1.0 ctg.001162F_1_1_3, whole genome shotgun sequence DNA:
- the LOC131633683 gene encoding proliferating cell nuclear antigen produces the protein MLELRLVQGSLLKKVLESIKELVNDANFDCSSTGFSLQAMDSSHVALVALLLRSEGFEHYRCDRNLSMGMNLNNMAKMLKCAGNDDIITIKADDGSDTVTFMFESPTQDKISDFEMKLMDIDSEHLGIPEAEYHAIVRMPSAEFARICKDLSSIGDTVVIAVSKEGVKFSTKGDIGSANIVCRQNTTVDKPEEATVIEMNEPVALQFALRYMNSFTKATPLSSQVTISLSNELPVVVEYKIAEMGYVRFYLAPKIEEDEEETKPQV, from the exons ATGTTGGAACTCCGTCTAGTCCAAGGTTCACTTCTCAAGAAGGTTCTCGAATCGATCAAGGAGCTGGTGAACGATGCGAACTTCGACTGTTCTTCTACCGGTTTCTCTCTTCAAGCCATGGATTCCAGCCATGTTGCTCTCGTGGCGCTGCTTCTCAGATCGGAGGGTTTTGAGCATTATCGATGTGATAGGAACCTTTCCATGGGGATGAATCTCAACAACATGGCTAAGATGCTGAAGTGCGCTGGGAATGATGATATCATTACCATCAAGGCTGATGATGGCAGTGACACCGTCACGTTCATGTTTGAAAGCCCCA CCCAGGACAAGatttctgattttgagatgaagttGATGGACATTGATAGTGAACATCTTGGAATTCCTGAGGCTGAATATCATGCTATTGTTAGGATGCCATCTGCTGAGTTTGCTAGGATTTGCAAGGATCTTAGTAGCATTGGTGATACTG TTGTCATTGCGGTTTCTAAAGAGGGTGTCAAGTTTTCCACCAAAGGAGATATTGGAAGTGCAAATATTGTTTGCAGGCAGAATACTACTGTGGATAAG CCTGAAGAAGCTACTGTTATAGAGATGAATGAGCCTGTTGCCTTACAGTTTGCCCTGAGATACATGAACTCTTTTACAAAGGCAACCCCTTTGTCCAGTCAAGTTACCATCAGTCTGTCAAATGAGCTGCCGGTTGTTGTGGAGTACAAGATTGCTGAGATGGGTTATGTTCGATTCTATTTGGCTCCCAAAATAGAGGAGGATGAAGAGGAGACCAAACCCCAAGTTTAG